The Streptomyces sp. Je 1-332 genome has a window encoding:
- a CDS encoding alpha/beta fold hydrolase, which translates to MTTDRDWTLDQTFAGPTGAVRWTALGPADAPPVVLVHGTPFSSYVWRGVARALSREHRVYVWDLPGYGASEMRSGQDVTLAAQARVLAELLAHWGLDEPAVVAHDFGGAVSLRAHLLHGARYERLALVDPVALAPWGSPAYRLLGANADVFNQLPPALHEALVRAYVASASHRGLHPAMLDRLVEPWCTEEGRPAFYRQIEQNDQRFTDEVQGRYGELALPVLICWGADDTWIPVERGHELAGLIPGAELRLIEGAGHLVQEDAPAELGGELSRFLRTDR; encoded by the coding sequence ATGACGACCGATCGCGACTGGACGCTCGACCAGACCTTCGCGGGACCGACCGGCGCCGTCCGCTGGACCGCCCTGGGCCCCGCGGACGCACCGCCCGTCGTCCTGGTCCACGGCACCCCCTTCTCCTCGTACGTCTGGCGGGGCGTGGCCCGTGCGCTCTCCCGCGAACACCGCGTGTACGTATGGGACCTGCCGGGCTACGGCGCGTCCGAGATGCGCTCCGGGCAGGACGTGACCCTGGCCGCGCAGGCCCGCGTCCTCGCCGAGCTGCTCGCGCACTGGGGCCTCGACGAACCGGCCGTCGTGGCCCATGACTTCGGCGGCGCCGTCTCACTGCGCGCCCACCTCCTGCACGGCGCCCGCTACGAACGCCTCGCGCTCGTCGACCCCGTCGCGCTCGCACCCTGGGGCTCCCCCGCCTACCGCCTCCTCGGCGCGAACGCCGACGTCTTCAACCAGCTGCCGCCCGCCCTGCACGAGGCACTCGTGCGCGCGTACGTCGCTTCGGCGAGCCACCGCGGACTGCACCCTGCCATGCTCGACCGCCTGGTCGAACCCTGGTGCACGGAGGAGGGCAGGCCCGCCTTCTACCGGCAGATCGAGCAGAACGACCAGCGCTTCACCGACGAAGTACAGGGACGTTACGGGGAGTTGGCGCTGCCCGTCCTCATCTGCTGGGGCGCGGACGACACCTGGATCCCGGTGGAGCGCGGCCACGAGCTCGCCGGGCTGATCCCCGGCGCCGAGCTGCGTCTGATCGAGGGCGCCGGACATCTCGTCCAGGAGGACGCGCCCGCCGAACTCGGCGGCGAACTCAGCCGGTTCCTGCGTACAGACCGCTGA
- a CDS encoding TetR family transcriptional regulator: MSHTLGIRQAQKQKTRQALLDAALQLLEEQSLSSLGLREVTRAVGVAPTAFYRHFRDMGDLGVALVEEALGSLHTTLVSLLAATGDGEERIAATVELIVAYVRTHPAHVRFIAREQHGGVQAVRSAIGDQLTLFAQEVKDQFAQEPDSAGWEEDDLLMLARMYVDHMVMTASALLEAAPEDEQHVAAGARRRLRLVSLGRRHWLDEQ; encoded by the coding sequence ATGAGTCACACTCTCGGCATCCGGCAGGCCCAGAAGCAGAAAACCCGGCAGGCACTCCTCGACGCGGCGCTCCAGCTGCTCGAGGAGCAGAGCCTGAGCAGCCTGGGCCTGCGCGAGGTCACCCGTGCCGTGGGCGTGGCCCCCACCGCCTTCTACCGGCACTTCCGCGACATGGGCGACCTCGGCGTGGCCCTGGTGGAGGAGGCGCTCGGCAGCCTGCACACCACGCTCGTCTCACTCCTCGCGGCGACCGGCGACGGCGAGGAACGCATCGCGGCCACGGTCGAGTTGATCGTCGCCTATGTACGCACGCACCCGGCGCACGTCCGCTTCATCGCGCGCGAGCAGCACGGCGGGGTACAGGCCGTGCGGTCCGCGATAGGCGACCAACTCACCCTGTTCGCACAGGAGGTGAAGGACCAGTTCGCCCAGGAGCCCGATTCCGCGGGCTGGGAGGAGGACGACCTCCTGATGCTGGCCAGGATGTACGTCGACCACATGGTGATGACCGCGTCCGCACTCCTGGAGGCGGCCCCCGAGGACGAGCAGCACGTGGCGGCCGGCGCGCGCCGACGGCTGCGCCTTGTCTCGCTCGGGCGACGCCACTGGCTGGACGAGCAGTGA
- a CDS encoding DUF4190 domain-containing protein, with amino-acid sequence MGLTTTAPRSKATTPSSTAVPTGRRDTDGMAVASFVLGLLGLLVLNLFLGPVAIVLASIALLRGTGRKGRAMLGLGLGVADLVVLAVLMSMDSTVSWGLAG; translated from the coding sequence ATGGGACTCACCACTACCGCCCCCCGGTCCAAGGCCACCACCCCCTCATCCACCGCCGTCCCCACCGGCCGGCGTGACACCGACGGCATGGCCGTCGCCTCGTTCGTCCTCGGCCTGCTCGGGCTGCTCGTCCTGAACCTCTTCCTCGGCCCCGTCGCGATCGTCCTCGCGAGCATCGCGCTGCTGCGCGGGACCGGCCGAAAGGGCCGCGCCATGCTCGGACTCGGGCTCGGCGTGGCCGATCTCGTCGTCCTCGCCGTGCTGATGTCCATGGACAGCACGGTCTCGTGGGGTCTCGCGGGCTGA
- a CDS encoding cysteine desulfurase family protein has protein sequence MAYLDHAATTPMLPEAIAAMTAQLAVTGNASSLHAAGRRARRTVEEARETLAESLGARPSETVFTAGGTEADNLAVKGLYWARRDAEPARTRVLASPVEHHAVLDAVHWLGEHEGATVEYLPVDAYGRVHPEALREAIERDPDDVALATVMWANNEIGTVQPIRELADVAGEFDIPLHADAVQAFGQLPVDFGASGLAAMTVSGHKIGGPYGIGALLLGREYSPVPVLHGGGQERHVRSGTLDVPAIAAFAVAGKHAAGQREWFAREIGALRNDLVSAVRAAVPAAILGGDPDDRLPANAHFTFPGCEGDSLLLLLDAQGIECSTGSACTAGVAQPSHVLLATGTDPDLARGTLRFSLGHTSTRADVAAVAEAIGPAVERARTAGLS, from the coding sequence ATGGCCTACCTCGACCACGCAGCGACCACTCCGATGCTCCCGGAGGCGATCGCGGCGATGACCGCCCAGCTCGCCGTCACCGGCAACGCCTCCTCACTGCACGCCGCGGGGCGCCGGGCGCGACGCACCGTCGAGGAGGCCCGCGAGACGCTCGCCGAGTCGCTCGGCGCGCGCCCCAGCGAGACCGTCTTCACCGCGGGCGGCACGGAGGCCGACAACCTCGCCGTGAAGGGCCTGTACTGGGCGCGGCGCGATGCCGAGCCCGCGCGGACCCGGGTCCTCGCGAGCCCCGTCGAGCACCACGCCGTCCTCGACGCCGTGCACTGGCTCGGCGAGCACGAAGGCGCCACCGTCGAGTACCTCCCTGTCGACGCGTACGGCCGCGTGCACCCCGAAGCGCTGCGCGAGGCGATCGAGCGCGACCCCGACGACGTCGCACTCGCCACCGTCATGTGGGCCAACAACGAGATCGGCACCGTCCAGCCGATCCGTGAACTGGCCGACGTGGCGGGGGAGTTCGACATCCCGCTGCACGCCGACGCGGTACAGGCCTTCGGGCAGCTGCCCGTCGACTTCGGCGCGTCCGGGCTCGCCGCGATGACCGTCTCCGGGCACAAGATCGGCGGCCCTTACGGCATCGGGGCGTTGCTCCTCGGCCGCGAGTACAGCCCCGTGCCCGTCCTGCACGGCGGCGGGCAGGAGCGTCATGTGCGCTCCGGGACGCTGGACGTGCCCGCGATCGCGGCGTTCGCCGTGGCGGGGAAGCACGCCGCGGGGCAGCGCGAGTGGTTCGCCCGGGAGATCGGCGCCCTGCGGAACGATCTGGTCTCCGCCGTGCGCGCGGCGGTCCCCGCCGCGATCCTCGGGGGAGACCCGGACGACCGGCTGCCCGCGAACGCGCACTTCACCTTCCCCGGCTGCGAGGGGGATTCCCTCCTGCTGCTGCTCGACGCCCAGGGCATCGAGTGCTCCACCGGTTCGGCGTGCACGGCGGGCGTGGCCCAGCCGAGCCACGTCCTGCTCGCCACAGGCACCGACCCCGACCTGGCCCGCGGCACGCTCCGCTTCTCCCTCGGGCACACCTCGACGCGGGCGGACGTGGCCGCGGTGGCCGAGGCCATCGGCCCGGCAGTCGAACGGGCGCGGACGGCGGGACTGAGCTGA
- a CDS encoding cytochrome P450: MEFTLKANLRSRITARLGRMYLSRIQKNGISASAISRLPEPLLAPMRRDGLDPVARLTEHQAEQPISKVPLPFGMDAWVVTGYDEVKAVLGATDGFSNDFTNLAGNAGVVDDHHPGGLGFSDPPVHTHLRRILTPEFTMRRLRRLTPRIEAIVEERLDAMEAADGPVDLVQAFALPIPSLTICELLGVPYEDRHDFQQLAMERFDLFAGATAPFGAISASLSYFRDVVKKQREEPGDGLLGMIVKEHGDTVDDEELAGLADGVLTGGFETTASMVALGSLLLLQHPETAARLRDDDAAAAPFVEEALRYLTVVQVAFPRFARADIEIAGVRIPKGDLVLCSLSGGNRDADYTPDGGGFDPHRKASGHLAFGWGIHRCIGAELARMELRAAYPALVRRFPEMRLAVAPEELAFRKLSIVYGVESLPVHLR, from the coding sequence ATGGAGTTCACATTGAAGGCGAACCTCCGCTCTCGCATCACCGCGCGGCTCGGACGCATGTACCTCTCCCGGATCCAGAAGAACGGGATCAGTGCGTCGGCGATCTCGCGACTGCCCGAGCCGTTGCTCGCGCCGATGCGCCGCGACGGGCTCGACCCGGTGGCCCGGCTCACCGAGCACCAGGCGGAGCAGCCGATATCCAAGGTGCCGCTGCCGTTCGGCATGGACGCCTGGGTGGTCACCGGCTATGACGAGGTCAAGGCCGTGCTCGGCGCGACGGACGGCTTCAGCAACGACTTCACGAACCTCGCGGGCAACGCCGGCGTGGTCGACGACCACCACCCCGGCGGCCTCGGCTTCAGCGACCCCCCGGTCCACACGCATCTGCGCCGCATCCTCACGCCCGAGTTCACGATGCGCAGGCTGCGCCGCCTCACGCCCCGGATCGAGGCCATCGTCGAGGAGCGGCTCGACGCGATGGAGGCCGCCGACGGGCCCGTCGACCTCGTACAGGCCTTCGCGCTGCCGATCCCCTCGCTGACGATCTGCGAACTGCTCGGCGTCCCGTACGAGGACCGCCACGACTTCCAGCAGCTGGCCATGGAGCGCTTCGATCTCTTCGCCGGCGCGACCGCTCCCTTCGGGGCGATATCCGCCTCGCTCTCCTACTTCCGGGACGTCGTCAAGAAGCAGCGCGAGGAACCGGGCGACGGGCTCCTCGGCATGATCGTGAAGGAGCACGGCGACACGGTCGACGACGAGGAGCTCGCCGGCCTCGCCGACGGCGTCCTCACCGGCGGCTTCGAGACCACCGCGAGCATGGTGGCGCTCGGCTCCCTGCTCCTGCTCCAGCACCCGGAGACCGCCGCGCGGCTGCGGGACGACGACGCCGCGGCCGCCCCCTTCGTGGAGGAGGCGCTGCGCTACCTCACCGTCGTGCAGGTGGCCTTCCCGCGGTTCGCCCGCGCCGACATCGAGATAGCCGGGGTGCGCATACCCAAGGGCGACCTGGTCCTGTGCTCCCTGAGCGGCGGCAACCGCGACGCCGACTACACCCCTGACGGCGGCGGTTTCGACCCGCACCGCAAGGCCTCGGGCCACCTCGCCTTCGGCTGGGGCATCCACCGCTGCATCGGCGCCGAACTGGCCCGCATGGAGCTGCGCGCCGCCTACCCCGCCCTGGTGAGGCGCTTCCCCGAGATGCGGCTCGCGGTCGCCCCCGAGGAGCTCGCCTTCCGCAAACTGTCCATCGTCTACGGGGTGGAGTCGCTGCCGGTGCATCTGCGCTAG
- a CDS encoding N-acetylmuramoyl-L-alanine amidase, with the protein MGEEQDSTAEQGRGRRGVNRRTLLIGGAAAAVGTAVLASDELGRLWWRMPGVVKKRKEGEVDAKGAQWTAASDYNWRRADRPDDYDIDMVVIHVVQGGYATALKVFKDPAHGAAAHYVVRKDGHVAQMIRELDVAFHAGNKSYNERSIGIEHEGFVDKKSSFTDAMYESSARLTAGICERYDIPVDREHIIGHVEVLGTDHTDPGPHWDWDRYLKLVGEARAALK; encoded by the coding sequence ATGGGGGAAGAACAGGACTCGACGGCGGAGCAGGGGCGGGGGCGCCGGGGCGTCAACCGCCGGACGCTCCTGATCGGCGGAGCGGCCGCGGCGGTCGGCACGGCCGTGCTCGCATCGGACGAGCTGGGCCGCCTGTGGTGGCGGATGCCCGGCGTCGTCAAGAAGCGCAAGGAGGGCGAGGTCGACGCCAAGGGCGCCCAGTGGACGGCCGCCTCCGACTACAACTGGCGCCGCGCGGACCGCCCCGATGACTACGACATCGACATGGTCGTCATCCACGTCGTACAGGGCGGGTATGCCACGGCGCTGAAGGTCTTCAAGGACCCGGCGCACGGCGCGGCGGCGCACTACGTGGTGCGCAAGGACGGGCACGTGGCCCAGATGATCCGCGAGCTGGACGTGGCGTTCCACGCGGGGAACAAGAGCTACAACGAACGGAGCATCGGCATCGAGCACGAGGGCTTCGTCGACAAGAAGTCCTCGTTCACCGACGCGATGTACGAGTCGTCGGCGCGGCTGACGGCAGGCATATGTGAGCGGTACGACATCCCGGTGGACCGGGAGCACATCATCGGGCACGTGGAGGTGCTGGGCACGGACCACACCGATCCGGGGCCGCACTGGGACTGGGACCGGTATCTGAAGCTCGTCGGAGAAGCCCGCGCCGCCCTCAAGTGA
- the mnmA gene encoding tRNA 2-thiouridine(34) synthase MnmA, with protein sequence MTENRTPQRPRPLRVLAAMSGGVDSAVAAARAAEAGHDVTGVHLALSANPQSFRTGARGCCTIEDSRDARRAADVIGIPFYVWDLADRFREDVVEDFIAEYEAGRTPNPCLRCNEKIKFAALLDKAIALGFDAVVTGHYATVVVNDDGVRELHRASDMAKDQSYVLGVLDDRQLAHAMFPLGDTLTTKEEIRAEAEERGLAVAKKPDSHDICFIADGDTQGFLADRIGKAEGDIVDADGNKLGTHEGAFGYTIGQRKGLRIGTPAPDGKPRYVLDISPVNNTVTVGPAAALDVSGLTAIKPRWCGAAPSGPGTYTAQLRAHGGETEVTAELVDGTLNVTFDEPVRGVAPGQAIVLYDGTRVVGSATIATTERATAAV encoded by the coding sequence ATGACTGAGAACCGGACCCCGCAGCGCCCCCGCCCCCTTCGCGTCCTCGCCGCCATGTCGGGCGGCGTGGACTCCGCCGTCGCCGCCGCGCGCGCCGCCGAAGCAGGGCACGACGTGACCGGAGTGCACCTGGCACTCTCGGCGAACCCGCAGTCGTTCCGCACGGGCGCGCGAGGCTGCTGCACCATCGAGGACTCCCGCGACGCCCGCCGCGCCGCGGACGTCATCGGCATCCCGTTCTACGTCTGGGACCTGGCGGACCGGTTCCGCGAGGACGTGGTCGAGGACTTCATCGCCGAGTACGAGGCGGGGCGCACCCCCAACCCGTGCCTGCGCTGCAACGAGAAGATCAAGTTCGCGGCGCTCCTGGACAAGGCCATCGCGCTCGGCTTCGACGCGGTCGTCACCGGTCACTACGCCACCGTGGTCGTGAACGACGACGGCGTGCGCGAGCTGCACCGCGCCTCCGACATGGCCAAGGACCAGAGCTACGTCCTCGGGGTCCTGGACGACCGCCAGCTCGCCCACGCCATGTTCCCCCTCGGTGACACGCTCACCACCAAGGAGGAGATCCGCGCGGAGGCCGAGGAGCGCGGCCTGGCCGTGGCGAAGAAGCCCGACAGCCACGACATCTGCTTCATCGCCGACGGCGACACCCAGGGTTTCCTCGCGGACCGCATCGGCAAGGCGGAGGGCGACATCGTCGACGCCGACGGCAACAAGCTCGGCACCCACGAGGGGGCGTTCGGCTACACCATCGGCCAGCGCAAGGGCCTGCGGATCGGCACCCCGGCCCCCGACGGCAAGCCGCGCTACGTCCTGGACATCTCCCCGGTGAACAACACCGTGACGGTCGGCCCGGCGGCCGCCCTCGACGTCTCGGGCCTGACGGCGATCAAGCCCCGCTGGTGCGGCGCGGCCCCCTCCGGGCCCGGCACGTACACGGCGCAGCTGCGGGCGCACGGCGGCGAGACGGAGGTAACGGCCGAACTCGTGGACGGCACCCTGAACGTCACCTTCGACGAGCCCGTACGCGGTGTGGCCCCCGGCCAGGCGATCGTCCTCTACGACGGCACACGCGTGGTCGGCTCGGCGACGATCGCGACGACGGAGAGGGCCACGGCCGCGGTCTAG
- a CDS encoding DUF427 domain-containing protein has protein sequence MTAGHKITVEQGTDTVRVVHEGQVVAESSRPLLLRETGYPVRYYLPPQDVRTSLLTPSDTTTYCPFKGTASYWSLPDAKDAVWGYPEPKEAVAEIKDHFCFYEVEAV, from the coding sequence GTGACCGCAGGACACAAGATCACCGTCGAGCAGGGCACCGACACCGTACGGGTGGTGCACGAGGGCCAGGTGGTGGCCGAAAGCAGCCGCCCGCTGCTGCTGCGCGAGACGGGCTACCCGGTGCGCTACTACCTCCCCCCACAGGACGTACGCACCAGCCTCCTGACGCCCTCGGACACGACGACGTACTGCCCGTTCAAGGGAACGGCCTCCTACTGGTCGCTGCCGGACGCGAAGGACGCGGTGTGGGGCTACCCGGAGCCGAAGGAGGCCGTGGCCGAGATCAAGGACCACTTCTGCTTCTACGAAGTAGAAGCAGTGTGA